Genomic DNA from Amycolatopsis alba DSM 44262:
GGGTGTGAGCACCCTCGACAGGGCCATCCGGACAGCGGAGGCCAAACTGGCGAAGGGCGGGCAGGATCCTCGGACCTGGGCCGAACTCGGCGCCGCCTATGTCGAGGTGTCGCGGGTCAAGACGGATCCCGCCTACTTCCCGAAGGCCGAAGAAGCGTTGCGGAAGTCCTTGGCGCAGCAACCCGACGGCAACGGGATCGCGCTGGCGGGCATGGGCGCGCTCGCCAACGCGCGACACGACTTCACCGGCGCTCGCGACTGGGGCGAGAAGGCCAGGGCCGCGCTTCCGGACAACGCCGAGATCTACGGCGTGCTCAACGACGCCTACACCCAGCTCGGGGACACCGCCGCGGCCACCGCCACACTGCAGCGGATGCTCGACCTCAAACCGGGCGTCTCCTCGTTCACCCGCGCCGCCTACGAGTTCGAAATCCACGGCCAGGTCGACGACGCACGGCACGCGCTCGATCGCGCGCTGGCGGACGCCACCGATCCCGGTGACGTCGCGTTCTGCCGCAACCTGCTCGGTGAACTCGCCTTCGACAACGGGGATCTCGAAACCGCGGAACTCCAGTTCGACGCGGGTTTGCGCGCGGCACCCCAGGAAACCTCTCTGCAGCAAGGAAAAGCCAAGGTCGCGGCGGCGCGCGGGCAGACCGGCCGGGCACTCGCGGGTTATCAGGATCTCGTGACCCGGCAGCCGAACGTGGGAAATCTGCGTGAGTACGCGCTCCTGCTGACCTCGGCGGGCGCCCCGGATTCCGCCAGGCGTCACTACGAACAGTTCGAGGAACAGCGGCGGCTCGAAGTCGCCTCCGGTGCGAACGTCGACCTCGAAGCGTCGCTGGTCGCAGCG
This window encodes:
- a CDS encoding tetratricopeptide repeat protein, which produces MSRDILEGTTDTGRLRFVRRPSRATLLVVFGASLLIAGVTTLLPADPPIPVTEGGGQGVSTLDRAIRTAEAKLAKGGQDPRTWAELGAAYVEVSRVKTDPAYFPKAEEALRKSLAQQPDGNGIALAGMGALANARHDFTGARDWGEKARAALPDNAEIYGVLNDAYTQLGDTAAATATLQRMLDLKPGVSSFTRAAYEFEIHGQVDDARHALDRALADATDPGDVAFCRNLLGELAFDNGDLETAELQFDAGLRAAPQETSLQQGKAKVAAARGQTGRALAGYQDLVTRQPNVGNLREYALLLTSAGAPDSARRHYEQFEEQRRLEVASGANVDLEASLVAADRGDAGQALRFAQAEWGRRQPVFVADALAWALHLNGRDAEALAYADRAASTGWRSATFAYHRGMILAGLGRNAEAVKALADALRVNPNFSVTDVRTARATLTKLGGAG